Proteins from one Ricinus communis isolate WT05 ecotype wild-type chromosome 9, ASM1957865v1, whole genome shotgun sequence genomic window:
- the LOC8271556 gene encoding uncharacterized protein LOC8271556, producing MKETNPSTEPIGQNLIKLISNLCFSVFVFTVLIFTVIAITYQPPDPWLESAPALTKLFTESENATFKNDDSILKTGEDLQIVSAPAVPPALAVEPITEEVIEKSEKVIEKSEEKVSNSTLMSSGCEDLQAVNCSDPRVLITVEKFNLKWFKSIAFFEYQTPVNGSKPDECDVAWRFRNKKEKSWRKYRDFRRFKFGTGENCTYKVVHASGWHSGTNARRQRIRLNATKNGGNNQKITPPFRDEEINDTIPSLGSEMNFRKGRYLYYSRGGDYCKGMNHYMWSFLCGLGEAMYLNRTFVMDLSICLAGSYNPSGKDEEGKDFRFYFDFEHLKEVASIVEESEFLRDWKKWDRAHKKKLPVKKVVTHKVMPMQLKKDKSTVIWRQFDAPEPENYWYRVCEGQAAKYIQRPWHALWKSKRLMNIVTEISGQMDWDFDAVHVVRGEKAQNKELWPHLDADTSPDTLVAKLQGMIQPWRNLYVATNEPFYNYFDKLRSHFKVHLLDDYKVLWGNTSDWYNETMLLNNGRPVQFDGYMRVAVDTEVLYRAKTRVETFYNLTSDCKDGINRC from the coding sequence ATGAAAGAGACAAATCCAAGCACTGAGCCTATAGGGCAAAACTTGATAAAGCTTATAAGCAATTTGTGCTTCTCTGTGTTTGTATTCACAGTTTTGATATTCACTGTCATTGCAATCACTTATCAACCTCCAGATCCATGGCTGGAATCAGCTCCTGCCCTTACTAAACTCTTTACTGAAAGTGAAAATGCCACTTTCAAAAATGATGATTCTATTCTTAAAACTGGTGAGGATTTACAAATTGTGTCAGCTCCTGCAGTGCCACCTGCTTTGGCTGTTGAACCAATCACCGAGGAGGTGATTGAGAAATCTGAGAAGGTGATTGAGAAATCTGAGGAGAAAGTCTCTAACTCGACCCTTATGTCGTCTGGCTGTGAGGATTTGCAGGCTGTGAATTGTTCAGACCCAAGGGTTTTGATAACGGTTGAGAAGTTTAATTTGAAGTGGTTTAAGTCAATTGCTTTTTTTGAGTATCAAACTCCTGTGAATGGGTCGAAGCCAGATGAGTGCGACGTGGCATGGAGATTTAGGAATAAGAAAGAGAAGTCATGGAGAAAGTATAGAGATTTTAGGAGGTTTAAGTTTGGAACTGGGGAGAATTGTACCTATAAAGTTGTTCATGCTAGTGGTTGGCATTCAGGCACTAATGCACGGAGACAAAGGATTAGACTAAATGCTACTAAGAATGGTGGAAATAATCAAAAGATTACACCACCATTTCGTGATGAGGAGATAAATGACACGATACCAAGCTTGGGATCAGagatgaattttagaaaagggAGGTACTTATATTATTCCAGAGGAGGGGATTATTGTAAAGGAATGAATCATTATATGTGGAGTTTCTTGTGTGGATTAGGAGAAGCTATGTATTTAAATAGGACTTTTGTGATGGATTTGAGTATATGCTTGGCTGGTAGTTATAATCCGAGTGGTAAGGATGAGGAAGGGAAGGATTTTCGcttctattttgattttgagcaTCTTAAGGAGGTGGCATCAATCGTAGAGGAGAGTGAATTTTTGAGGGATTGGAAGAAATGGGATCGTGCCCATAAGAAGAAACTGCCAGTTAAGAAGGTTGTGACCCATAAAGTGATGCCAATGCAATTGAAGAAAGATAAGAGCACAGTTATTTGGAGGCAGTTTGATGCTCCTGAGCCAGAAAACTATTGGTACAGGGTGTGTGAAGGACAAGCTGCAAAGTACATTCAGAGGCCATGGCATGCACTTTGGAAATCAAAGAGATTGATGAATATAGTGACAGAGATCAGTGGGCAAATGGACTGGGATTTTGATGCAGTTCATGTTGTTCGAGGAGAGAAAGCACAAAATAAGGAGCTCTGGCCTCATTTGGATGCTGATACTTCCCCTGACACACTTGTTGCAAAGCTTCAAGGGATGATTCAACCTTGGCGGAATCTGTATGTTGCAACTAATGAGCCATTCTACAATTACTTTGATAAATTGAGGTCCCACTTCAAGGTTCATCTACTTGATGATTACAAGGTATTATGGGGAAATACAAGTGATTGGTACAATGAGACGATGCTTTTGAATAATGGACGACCAGTTCAGTTTGATGGGTACATGAGAGTTGCGGTGGATACTGAGGTTCTTTACCGGGCAAAAACACGCGTGGaaacattttataatttgaccAGTGACTGCAAGGATGGGATTAATAGATGCTAA
- the LOC107261879 gene encoding cytokinin riboside 5'-monophosphate phosphoribohydrolase LOG1-like isoform X2 → MGKFKRVCVFCGRNLGNKRIFSDAALDLGRQLVERKMDLVYGGGSFGLMGLVSQTVFNGGCHVLGVVPTALIPLEISGHTVGEMLTVSDIHERKAEMARRADAFIALPGGYGTLEELLEIITWSQLGIHDKPVGLLNIDGYYDALLGLFDKGVEEGFIKPCARNIVISAKNAEELIQKMEDYIPLHDQVASSQSWIIDERNPNL, encoded by the exons ATGGGTAAATTCAAAAGGGTATGTGTTTTTTGTGGAAGGAATTTAGGTAATAAAAGGATCTTCAGTGATGCTGCTCTTGATCTTGGAAGACAACTG GTGGAGAGAAAGATGGATTTAGTTTATGGAGGAGGAAGTTTTGGGTTGATGGGTTTAGTTTCTCAGACAGTTTTTAATGGTGGATGTCATGTTCTAGG AGTTGTACCAACAGCTCTCATCCCACTAGAG ATTTCAGGTCATACAGTTGGAGAAATGTTGACTGTATCTGATATACATGAAAGGAAAGCCGAGATGGCCAGGCGAGCTGATGCTTTTATTGCTCTGCCTG GAGGATATGGAACCTTGGAGGAGTTGCTTGAGATCATAACCTGGTCTCAGCTTGGAATCCATGATAAACCA GTGGGTCTCTTAAATATTGATGGGTATTATGATGCCTTGCTTGGATTGTTTGACAAGGGTGTGGAAGAAGGATTCATCAAGCCTTGTGCTAGGAACATTGTCATTTCTGCAAAAAATGCTGAAGAGTTGATCCAAAAGATGGAG GATTATATACCCCTGCATGACCAAGTGGCATCAAGTCAAAGCTGGATAATTGATGAAAGAAATCCAAATTTGTAG
- the LOC107261879 gene encoding cytokinin riboside 5'-monophosphate phosphoribohydrolase LOG1-like isoform X1 produces MGKFKRVCVFCGRNLGNKRIFSDAALDLGRQLVERKMDLVYGGGSFGLMGLVSQTVFNGGCHVLGVVPTALIPLEISGHTVGEMLTVSDIHERKAEMARRADAFIALPGGYGTLEELLEIITWSQLGIHDKPVGLLNIDGYYDALLGLFDKGVEEGFIKPCARNIVISAKNAEELIQKMEVLIQFSSQMVYQDHVNLLISMNPLLNVFLAGLYTPA; encoded by the exons ATGGGTAAATTCAAAAGGGTATGTGTTTTTTGTGGAAGGAATTTAGGTAATAAAAGGATCTTCAGTGATGCTGCTCTTGATCTTGGAAGACAACTG GTGGAGAGAAAGATGGATTTAGTTTATGGAGGAGGAAGTTTTGGGTTGATGGGTTTAGTTTCTCAGACAGTTTTTAATGGTGGATGTCATGTTCTAGG AGTTGTACCAACAGCTCTCATCCCACTAGAG ATTTCAGGTCATACAGTTGGAGAAATGTTGACTGTATCTGATATACATGAAAGGAAAGCCGAGATGGCCAGGCGAGCTGATGCTTTTATTGCTCTGCCTG GAGGATATGGAACCTTGGAGGAGTTGCTTGAGATCATAACCTGGTCTCAGCTTGGAATCCATGATAAACCA GTGGGTCTCTTAAATATTGATGGGTATTATGATGCCTTGCTTGGATTGTTTGACAAGGGTGTGGAAGAAGGATTCATCAAGCCTTGTGCTAGGAACATTGTCATTTCTGCAAAAAATGCTGAAGAGTTGATCCAAAAGATGGAGGTACTAATACAATTCAGTTCTCAGATGGTATATCAAGATCATGTCAATCTTCTGATATCAATGAATCCTCTCCTGAATGTGTTCCTTGCAGGATTATATACCCCTGCATGA